CGACCAACAGAGGCGCAGAGAATAAATAGGCCGCCATCAAAATGGCCAGCACCAGGATGAACCCGCAAAGCAGCCCGGCGGGAGGGCCCCTGCGCGATTGGAAGAACTTGTCCGAGACCAGTCCCCCGGCAAAGCCGCCGGCGATTCCAAAGAGGCACAGCAGCAATCCCCAGTGGTTGAGGAAAAACTCGGCGCCGGGTTGTTTGATTTCCTTGGCGAAGATGAAGTACCACTGGGTGATGCCGTTGCGAAAGACCCCCGAGGTCAGCTCGATGGCCGCTATAATCAGCATCAAAGGGCTCGTGAAAACCTTGCGGAGCAGGTCCCGGGTGCTGTATTCGACGTGCATCTGGCCCGAGGAGGCGTCGTGGGTGTCGAAAGGCGCAAAACCAGCCTCTTCGGGGGTATCTTTGATCAACCACCAATCCAGCAAAGCCCAAATAATCAGGATGCCCGCCGGGATGAAGAAGACCGCCCAAGTCGCATCCACCGCCGGATGATTTAGAGCAAAGGCCCTTCGAACCAGGCGCGGCAGCAAACCAGTTCCCCGCGCGGGTCCTGCTTTGGCCATATCCACGATGGCCTGCCCCCAATCGAATGCGAAATAAACACCAAAGGAAATAAGGGTCCCAAAGATCGCCCCAAAAACTCCTCGTTCCCTGACGTGGAACCAGTAGGCCTTCACCTTGATGATCGAGACGGCGCCATAGCTTTGAAAATACATGTTCAGCGCGTAAACCAACGAGAAAATGAAAACCACCTTGAGCCGCAGTTGATTGGTCATTGCCAAATATGTCAAAATACCAAGCAAAATATTGGCAAATGAAGCCCCCAACGCTGCCATGGTAATCCCCTTCTTTCCCCCAATCCGGTCCACCAGCGGGCCGTTGACCAAAAACGAGAGGGCGTACGTTATTGTCCCGGCCCCGAAAATCCAGCCGAAGTCTTCCTTGCACATCAGAGAACCCATGGCGTTCCTGGCCACATTCAGGTTGTATCGCCCCATATAAAGAAAGGCAT
The sequence above is drawn from the Verrucomicrobiia bacterium genome and encodes:
- a CDS encoding MFS transporter, yielding MSLTVVAICLVAIVSLYFYNNPLRHNRWYLVRRFINWFPLGMTYAFLYMGRYNLNVARNAMGSLMCKEDFGWIFGAGTITYALSFLVNGPLVDRIGGKKGITMAALGASFANILLGILTYLAMTNQLRLKVVFIFSLVYALNMYFQSYGAVSIIKVKAYWFHVRERGVFGAIFGTLISFGVYFAFDWGQAIVDMAKAGPARGTGLLPRLVRRAFALNHPAVDATWAVFFIPAGILIIWALLDWWLIKDTPEEAGFAPFDTHDASSGQMHVEYSTRDLLRKVFTSPLMLIIAAIELTSGVFRNGITQWYFIFAKEIKQPGAEFFLNHWGLLLCLFGIAGGFAGGLVSDKFFQSRRGPPAGLLCGFILVLAILMAAYLFSAPLLVGSAGVLIVMAAIGITAMMSGTAATDFGGRKATATCSGIVDGFAYLGSGLQSISLGYLTTRNWRWWPVFLVPFALGGAVLALRIWHELPTATRRYIAEVEKKNLPLGQQQLQEPARDL